The Deltaproteobacteria bacterium genome window below encodes:
- the csx10 gene encoding CRISPR-associated RAMP protein Csx10: MVIIPVKIEAKSPINVGARRPYGYITETTSYIPAGVIRGSFATFLHRGNPSLFASLFQPADVLRFSDFYPVHPFIAYGGLESRLPSALPVTAVTCKHYPGFRTQQEYLKRSHPQEVSSHPVHGVFDTLLVELAYDLLRFPQKPLRHLCPCCREVPAEEFEGHLQALYPLSRPPAQFDFASHRPIDRGIFFRQSVDLYHLGRTAINRARQTVQEGMLYALAVIPEGTTFMGWVGFPAGTNNSLHEQVLDTLKELSAVGADATAGLGQVSITTFPQGQKQTTSVERVEECTRDFNQALHLARTWCLSMYGGKETGPDADGVYFTVDLQSPAVFFGKLGEPTVHLTADLLSHYCKGTYTFQPVATFVRHQFVGGWSLAWQLPKEMRLAVQAGSVFVFKVKELTSDLLSAFTRLEEEGMGEYREEGFGQVRICHPFHLEVLPV; the protein is encoded by the coding sequence ATGGTTATAATCCCAGTAAAGATTGAAGCCAAAAGCCCCATTAACGTTGGTGCCCGGCGTCCCTACGGGTACATCACTGAAACCACATCCTATATCCCTGCAGGTGTCATTCGGGGCTCTTTTGCCACCTTCCTCCACCGAGGCAATCCTTCCCTCTTCGCCTCTCTCTTCCAGCCTGCAGACGTGCTCCGCTTCTCTGACTTCTATCCGGTCCATCCCTTCATAGCGTATGGGGGCCTGGAGTCGCGGCTTCCCAGTGCTTTACCGGTGACAGCGGTGACGTGTAAGCACTACCCTGGCTTTCGTACTCAACAAGAGTATCTAAAACGCTCTCATCCGCAGGAAGTATCTTCGCACCCTGTCCATGGGGTCTTTGACACCCTCCTTGTCGAACTGGCCTACGACCTCCTGCGCTTCCCTCAGAAGCCCCTCCGACATTTGTGTCCGTGCTGTCGAGAAGTACCAGCCGAAGAGTTCGAAGGGCATCTTCAGGCACTTTACCCTCTTTCCCGCCCTCCTGCTCAATTCGACTTTGCCTCTCACCGTCCAATAGACAGAGGAATTTTCTTCCGTCAATCAGTTGACCTCTACCATCTTGGCCGCACAGCCATCAACAGGGCTCGGCAGACAGTACAGGAAGGAATGCTCTACGCTCTTGCGGTCATCCCTGAAGGAACGACCTTCATGGGGTGGGTAGGCTTCCCGGCTGGTACTAACAACTCTCTTCATGAACAAGTTTTGGACACCCTGAAGGAGCTATCTGCTGTGGGAGCGGATGCCACGGCGGGGTTGGGACAGGTGTCAATCACGACTTTCCCGCAGGGACAGAAGCAAACAACGAGTGTGGAACGAGTGGAGGAGTGCACCAGGGATTTTAATCAGGCATTACATCTTGCTCGGACGTGGTGCCTATCCATGTATGGCGGCAAGGAAACAGGTCCAGATGCGGATGGGGTGTATTTTACGGTTGATCTTCAGTCTCCAGCGGTCTTCTTCGGAAAGCTGGGAGAACCAACCGTACATCTGACCGCAGATCTTCTCTCCCACTATTGTAAAGGAACCTACACCTTCCAGCCTGTAGCCACTTTTGTCCGCCACCAGTTCGTCGGAGGGTGGTCGTTGGCGTGGCAGCTTCCCAAAGAGATGCGGCTGGCTGTTCAAGCAGGAAGTGTCTTCGTGTTTAAGGTCAAGGAACTCACCTCTGACCTTCTCTCAGCGTTTACCCGTTTGGAAGAAGAAGGAATGGGGGAGTATAGAGAGGAAGGATTCGGGCAGGTGCGTATCTGCCATCCTTTCCACCTAGAGGTGCTTCCCGTATGA
- a CDS encoding CRISPR-associated RAMP protein codes for MPSHDVRFQKLLSRVLIRGRLTLLTALHIGATHAQPVSGETDTAVIKEFGEKPLIPGSSFKGALRATAERIVDSLSSTKVRTCYGAISGPGCYSVSKEIQKAVKDALEKDGVTDEQNEMFVLLEGEQTRLIQEKSCYNCNFFGSPYLGSKVQIKDLQWLAGGAEDLRPLYHIRDGVSIDRDTDTAVEKRKFDFEVVEPGVKFDLEIVVENPTAAELGLLFIALQQFEGRKGENGQRFPGAVALGGHKSRGLGRVDIQIESVEVMDEGGKLLKQAPKEAKLLHFLLTGAGHSLVGEKLSAFKKDMVEDFQTSLTEEG; via the coding sequence ATGCCATCTCATGACGTGCGGTTTCAGAAGCTTTTGTCACGTGTACTCATCCGTGGTCGGCTCACCTTACTGACCGCTCTGCATATAGGAGCGACGCATGCTCAGCCGGTCAGCGGGGAAACGGACACAGCCGTGATCAAAGAGTTTGGAGAGAAACCCTTGATCCCCGGGTCTTCTTTTAAAGGCGCTTTGCGCGCGACCGCCGAGAGAATTGTCGATTCCCTCAGTAGTACAAAGGTGAGGACCTGTTACGGTGCCATCTCTGGCCCAGGGTGCTACTCCGTCAGTAAGGAGATTCAGAAGGCAGTAAAAGACGCTCTGGAAAAGGATGGTGTCACAGACGAGCAGAATGAGATGTTTGTTCTCCTCGAGGGCGAACAGACCCGTCTCATCCAGGAGAAATCCTGTTACAACTGCAATTTTTTTGGTTCTCCTTATCTGGGTTCTAAGGTGCAAATAAAAGATCTCCAGTGGCTGGCGGGAGGAGCCGAGGACCTGCGACCGCTGTACCATATCCGTGACGGAGTCAGCATCGACAGAGACACGGACACGGCAGTGGAAAAGCGGAAATTCGACTTCGAAGTCGTAGAACCGGGAGTGAAGTTTGACCTGGAGATTGTGGTGGAGAACCCAACAGCTGCAGAACTAGGCCTACTCTTTATTGCTCTACAGCAATTCGAAGGACGGAAGGGAGAGAACGGTCAGCGCTTTCCTGGGGCTGTAGCCTTAGGAGGTCATAAGTCCCGGGGGCTGGGGCGGGTGGATATACAAATAGAAAGTGTCGAGGTGATGGATGAGGGTGGAAAGCTGTTAAAGCAGGCACCAAAAGAAGCAAAACTTCTCCATTTTCTCCTGACTGGGGCCGGCCATTCGCTAGTCGGAGAAAAGCTCTCTGCTTTTAAGAAGGACATGGTCGAGGACTTCCAGACCTCTCTAACAGAGGAAGGGTAA
- a CDS encoding helix-turn-helix domain-containing protein has protein sequence MTERDDVLLNSRQAAEILDLSPDTVNELARRQALPGVKRGRQWRFRHRDVTVFKRQKQEQVAA, from the coding sequence ATGACAGAGAGAGACGATGTCCTGCTCAATAGCCGGCAAGCTGCCGAGATCCTGGACTTGAGTCCGGACACGGTCAATGAACTTGCGCGGCGGCAAGCGCTTCCCGGAGTGAAGAGAGGAAGACAGTGGCGGTTTCGCCATCGTGACGTGACTGTGTTCAAAAGACAAAAGCAGGAGCAGGTAGCAGCCTGA
- the cas6 gene encoding CRISPR system precrRNA processing endoribonuclease RAMP protein Cas6, translating to MGRPQRAAVDIYRHPGTVVHSETLSELSAFRFARFRFHLRAQECLRLPPYKGSALRGGFGQVFRRIACLGSELGFGQCLLGERCPYHYIFETPPPAGSVILGKIPTAPQPFVLEPPLETKQIYERGEALVFHLVLIGTAFDYLPYFLYTFDELGRVGLGQGKGKYELESVAWLDEAGNAVLIYDGSRKMLTDSFHALSLSQLSVPPSAPFQLSVSFLTPTRLKYENQLAANCEFHVFFRNLVRRIALLNYFHCGGEFPPERKDFVEQARSIEMVSSELHWVDRERYSNRQQRWTPIGGFVGHVTYRGDLAPFLPYLRLGEYTHVGKGATFGLGGYKMTLPVGQGRNS from the coding sequence ATGGGGCGTCCACAGCGCGCAGCCGTCGACATTTATCGACACCCGGGCACCGTCGTTCATTCGGAGACGTTGTCCGAGTTGAGCGCCTTCCGGTTTGCCCGCTTCCGTTTCCACCTCCGAGCGCAAGAATGTCTGCGACTGCCGCCCTACAAAGGTTCGGCGCTGCGCGGCGGGTTCGGACAAGTGTTTCGGCGCATCGCCTGCCTGGGAAGCGAACTCGGCTTCGGGCAATGTCTCCTGGGCGAACGCTGTCCATACCATTATATCTTCGAGACTCCGCCTCCGGCTGGCAGCGTCATCTTGGGCAAGATTCCCACCGCTCCCCAGCCATTCGTACTCGAACCGCCCTTGGAAACGAAACAGATCTACGAACGCGGCGAGGCCTTGGTCTTCCACCTCGTGCTTATCGGCACAGCGTTCGACTATCTTCCGTATTTTCTCTACACCTTCGATGAACTGGGTCGCGTCGGACTAGGGCAAGGCAAAGGGAAGTACGAATTAGAATCCGTCGCCTGGCTAGACGAGGCCGGCAATGCCGTTCTCATCTACGATGGCAGCAGAAAGATGCTCACCGATTCTTTTCATGCTCTGTCTCTGTCTCAACTCTCCGTCCCTCCATCCGCTCCGTTCCAACTCTCTGTCTCTTTCCTCACCCCGACACGCCTGAAATACGAGAACCAGCTCGCTGCCAACTGTGAGTTTCACGTCTTTTTCCGCAATCTTGTCCGCCGCATCGCCCTCCTGAACTACTTTCACTGCGGCGGCGAATTTCCGCCAGAGCGAAAAGACTTTGTAGAGCAAGCAAGAAGTATAGAAATGGTTTCAAGCGAACTGCATTGGGTAGACCGCGAGCGGTATTCCAACCGCCAGCAGCGCTGGACCCCGATTGGCGGCTTCGTCGGCCACGTCACCTACCGTGGCGACCTCGCCCCATTCCTGCCGTACCTGCGCTTGGGCGAATACACCCACGTGGGCAAAGGCGCGACGTTTGGGTTGGGGGGATACAAAATGACCTTGCCAGTTGGACAGGGGCGTAACAGTTAA
- the recJ gene encoding single-stranded-DNA-specific exonuclease RecJ → MGLTASWPKRRWVMRQPDPASVETLCAAGQSWTPPVSPLLAILLLNRGVDSPERAAAFLSPTLRSGLRSPLLFPDMARATERILRARKQGERVCIYGDYDVDGVTGSSQLLLFLRELGMVPDLYIPHRTREGYGLNSQAMRTIAERGTTVMVTADCGATAHSEIALAQSLGIDVIVCDHHHVPEQRLPAYAVLNPMEKACPFSFSGLSGAGVVFYLLMGLRMRLREQGQEQVPDLRRYLDLVTLGTVADLVPLVEENRVLVTHGLKEIERSQRPGIRALKEVSGDAEVSSSYIGFRLGPRINAGGRLAEAQKAVELLTTEDSDRARELAADLDRENRDRQGIEEAILLNAVATVESWPDLPQRRSIVLSSAEWHPGVIGIVASRLVERFHRPTFLIAIDGEKGKGSGRSPKVFHLYEGLQACAEWLDGYGGHRQAAGLSIQAHRVDSFAAQFEATAQARLTAEDLIPETEVDAEVDLSTLNGETMAEVRRLEPYGQGNPDPIFLVRQAQVVSARIVGGNSLLGKAGHLKLLVRSAQGGRPVDAIGFGMADAPIVQGGRLDLLYTPEINVWNGNASLQLRLRDLQIVH, encoded by the coding sequence ATGGGACTCACCGCGTCTTGGCCGAAACGGCGTTGGGTCATGCGGCAGCCGGACCCAGCTAGCGTTGAAACACTGTGCGCGGCCGGGCAGTCCTGGACTCCGCCGGTGTCGCCCTTGCTGGCGATCCTGCTGCTCAATCGCGGCGTGGACTCTCCCGAACGTGCCGCTGCTTTCTTATCCCCGACGCTACGAAGCGGTTTACGTTCGCCCCTCCTTTTCCCCGATATGGCGCGCGCGACCGAGCGTATCCTCCGTGCCCGCAAACAAGGCGAGCGGGTCTGCATCTACGGTGATTACGATGTCGATGGAGTGACGGGCAGCTCCCAGCTCTTATTGTTCTTACGCGAGCTGGGGATGGTGCCAGACCTGTACATTCCGCACCGGACACGCGAAGGGTACGGTCTGAACAGCCAAGCCATGCGCACGATTGCCGAGCGCGGCACGACCGTCATGGTGACGGCGGACTGCGGGGCCACGGCGCATAGCGAAATCGCGCTGGCGCAAAGTCTGGGTATCGATGTCATTGTCTGCGATCACCATCATGTCCCGGAACAGCGATTGCCCGCGTATGCCGTGTTGAACCCCATGGAGAAGGCGTGTCCGTTTTCTTTTTCCGGTCTTTCCGGCGCGGGCGTGGTGTTCTACTTGCTCATGGGATTACGCATGCGCTTACGCGAGCAAGGCCAAGAGCAGGTGCCGGATCTACGGCGCTACCTGGATTTAGTCACGCTCGGCACCGTGGCCGACCTCGTACCGCTGGTGGAAGAGAACCGCGTGTTGGTGACGCACGGTCTCAAGGAAATCGAGCGGAGCCAACGTCCCGGCATTCGCGCTCTGAAAGAAGTGAGCGGAGATGCCGAAGTGTCGAGCAGCTACATCGGGTTTCGTCTGGGGCCGAGAATCAATGCCGGTGGCAGATTAGCCGAGGCGCAAAAAGCCGTGGAACTCTTAACGACAGAGGATAGCGACCGCGCACGTGAACTGGCTGCCGATCTCGATCGAGAGAATAGGGATCGGCAAGGAATAGAAGAAGCGATTCTGCTGAATGCCGTAGCCACCGTGGAGTCCTGGCCCGATTTACCGCAGCGCCGCAGTATCGTTCTGTCTTCGGCGGAGTGGCATCCTGGTGTCATCGGCATCGTTGCGTCGCGGCTGGTCGAGCGGTTTCATCGTCCCACTTTTCTGATCGCCATAGATGGGGAAAAAGGCAAAGGCTCGGGCCGCAGCCCCAAGGTTTTTCATCTTTATGAAGGGTTGCAAGCCTGTGCAGAATGGTTGGATGGCTATGGCGGGCACCGTCAGGCCGCAGGTTTATCGATACAAGCTCATCGCGTTGACTCCTTTGCCGCGCAGTTCGAAGCGACGGCGCAGGCGCGATTGACTGCCGAAGATTTGATTCCCGAGACCGAGGTCGATGCCGAAGTCGATCTCTCTACACTAAACGGAGAGACGATGGCGGAAGTACGTCGCCTCGAACCGTACGGGCAAGGCAATCCCGACCCTATTTTTCTCGTGCGTCAGGCGCAAGTCGTTTCCGCACGGATCGTGGGCGGCAACTCTTTGCTTGGCAAAGCCGGACATCTCAAGCTCTTGGTGCGTTCCGCTCAAGGAGGACGGCCGGTGGATGCGATCGGCTTTGGCATGGCGGACGCGCCAATCGTTCAAGGTGGGCGTCTCGATCTCCTATACACTCCAGAGATCAATGTGTGGAATGGCAACGCGAGCCTACAGCTCCGGCTCAGAGATTTGCAAATAGTCCACTAA
- the secD gene encoding protein translocase subunit SecD, which produces MPQGILYRSMFILALVLVALLYLVPSMATLPDWWPSFLPSRKIRLGLDLRGGTHLLLSVDLDKAVDNAVEQNAEELRRVLREANTAGVTVERNGSALRLRTTTAEAKTATEKTLKDQFPQLTYDGAPEAGEGELSLVFDRKEIQRLRDYALDQSLETIRNRIDQFGVTEPTVQRQGSQDVLVQLPGIQDPARAKALIGKTAVLEFKVVAEGVKAAGGEGTIVLNGQEVEPLSGQVRKTPYTLEKKTLMTGDVVADARVRPASTVEGPSVELVLNERGARLFEKITGENVGRRLAIILDDTVYSAPTIREKIGGGRASITGSFDIKEARDLAIVLRAGALPAPVTVVEERTVGPSLGKESIDQGMLSFAVGGGLVILFMAMYYKLAGVLADFAVTLNILFLLAALAMLEATLTLPGIAGIVLTVGMAVDANVLVNERMREELRLGKSARAAVEAGYERALPAIRDSNITTFLSGLILFQFGSGPVKGFAVTLCAGIATTLFTAVFCTRVVYDFFIARRRLNTLSV; this is translated from the coding sequence ATGCCGCAAGGAATCCTCTATCGATCGATGTTCATTCTTGCCCTGGTGTTGGTGGCGCTACTGTATCTGGTGCCGTCGATGGCGACTCTACCTGACTGGTGGCCGTCGTTCTTACCCTCGCGCAAGATTCGCCTCGGGTTGGATTTGCGCGGCGGCACGCATCTCTTGCTAAGCGTCGATCTCGACAAGGCCGTGGATAATGCCGTGGAGCAGAATGCCGAGGAACTGCGGCGGGTGTTGCGCGAGGCCAATACGGCTGGGGTGACGGTGGAACGCAACGGGTCGGCCCTGCGCTTGCGCACCACGACGGCGGAAGCGAAGACTGCTACGGAAAAAACTCTCAAAGACCAGTTCCCGCAATTGACGTACGACGGCGCTCCCGAAGCCGGCGAAGGAGAGCTGAGTCTCGTGTTCGATCGCAAAGAGATCCAGCGCTTGCGCGATTATGCGCTCGATCAGTCTCTAGAAACCATTCGTAACCGGATCGACCAGTTTGGCGTGACGGAACCGACTGTCCAACGTCAGGGCAGCCAGGACGTGCTCGTGCAGCTTCCCGGTATCCAAGACCCTGCGCGCGCCAAAGCCCTCATCGGGAAAACGGCGGTCCTAGAGTTCAAAGTGGTTGCGGAAGGGGTGAAAGCGGCGGGTGGCGAGGGCACTATTGTGTTGAACGGCCAAGAAGTGGAGCCGCTCAGCGGGCAGGTGCGGAAGACTCCGTACACGCTAGAGAAGAAGACATTAATGACCGGAGACGTGGTGGCCGATGCGCGTGTTCGTCCGGCATCCACCGTCGAAGGGCCTTCTGTCGAACTCGTGCTTAACGAGCGCGGCGCGCGTTTGTTCGAGAAAATCACCGGGGAAAATGTCGGGCGACGCCTCGCCATCATCCTCGACGACACGGTATATTCCGCCCCAACCATTCGCGAAAAAATCGGTGGTGGCCGTGCCTCCATCACCGGCAGCTTCGACATTAAAGAAGCGCGTGATTTGGCGATCGTGCTCCGTGCCGGTGCGCTGCCGGCGCCAGTCACCGTCGTGGAAGAGCGGACGGTTGGCCCTTCCTTGGGGAAGGAATCCATTGACCAGGGCATGCTCTCCTTTGCCGTCGGTGGCGGGTTGGTGATCCTCTTTATGGCAATGTACTACAAACTCGCCGGAGTGCTCGCTGACTTTGCCGTGACGCTGAATATCCTGTTCCTCTTGGCAGCGCTGGCAATGCTGGAGGCGACTCTTACTTTGCCGGGTATTGCCGGCATTGTCCTGACCGTCGGCATGGCCGTGGATGCGAACGTTTTGGTCAATGAACGTATGCGGGAAGAGCTGCGTCTTGGCAAGAGTGCACGCGCGGCAGTGGAAGCCGGCTACGAGCGAGCGCTGCCGGCGATCCGCGACTCGAACATTACCACCTTTCTGTCCGGCCTCATCCTCTTTCAGTTCGGCTCCGGGCCGGTGAAGGGATTTGCGGTAACGTTATGTGCCGGTATCGCGACGACATTGTTTACCGCCGTGTTCTGCACCCGCGTTGTCTATGATTTCTTCATTGCGCGCCGTCGCTTGAACACGCTCAGCGTCTGA
- a CDS encoding fumarylacetoacetate hydrolase family protein, producing MKLVTFTQGGTTRIGVLDGDAIVDLAAAAPQLPREMCALLAAGAEALETARQALGGASSRVAIKDVRLEAPILRPPKILAVGLNYKDHIAETGNKTPEVPMIFNKQSTAINSPTGDIYLPRVSEQLDYEGEFAVVIGRYCRHVPKNRAREVIAGYTIANDVSVRDWQRRVPTFTMGKSWDTHCPLGPYITTADEVGDPHTLDIKTWVNGELRQSSNTSQLLFNCFDLVEHLTTAFTLEPGDIISTGTPGGVAAAMKPPKWLKPGDVVKIAIDKLGEIENRVIAEPEGTARI from the coding sequence ATGAAACTCGTGACATTCACACAAGGCGGCACCACCCGCATCGGCGTTTTGGATGGCGATGCCATCGTAGATCTGGCGGCGGCGGCACCACAGCTTCCTCGCGAAATGTGCGCCTTGCTGGCGGCAGGAGCCGAGGCGCTCGAGACAGCCAGACAAGCGCTCGGCGGCGCTTCCTCGCGGGTCGCGATCAAAGACGTGCGGCTGGAAGCGCCAATCCTACGCCCGCCTAAAATTCTCGCCGTCGGCCTCAATTACAAAGATCACATCGCCGAAACCGGCAACAAAACCCCGGAAGTGCCGATGATCTTCAACAAACAGTCCACGGCTATCAACAGCCCCACCGGCGACATCTACTTGCCGCGGGTCTCCGAGCAGCTCGATTATGAAGGCGAATTCGCCGTAGTAATTGGCCGCTATTGCCGACACGTACCCAAGAATCGCGCCCGTGAGGTCATCGCCGGGTACACGATCGCCAATGACGTGAGCGTACGGGATTGGCAGCGCCGGGTGCCGACTTTCACCATGGGCAAATCTTGGGATACTCACTGCCCGCTCGGTCCGTACATCACGACAGCGGATGAAGTCGGCGATCCGCACACACTCGACATCAAAACCTGGGTCAATGGCGAACTGCGCCAAAGCTCGAATACCAGTCAGCTCCTCTTTAACTGCTTCGACCTCGTCGAGCATCTCACTACCGCGTTCACCCTGGAGCCGGGAGACATCATCTCGACTGGCACCCCGGGCGGCGTGGCGGCGGCTATGAAACCACCCAAGTGGCTGAAGCCAGGAGATGTGGTGAAGATCGCCATCGACAAGTTAGGAGAGATCGAGAACCGGGTCATCGCCGAGCCCGAGGGCACGGCCCGCATTTAG
- the tgt gene encoding tRNA guanosine(34) transglycosylase Tgt, which produces MFSFTVTRQDLSTGARLGRLTTAHGEVSTPAFMPVATQGTVKAMTPRELCEIGAEIVLANAYHLYLRPGADVVERLGGLHRFMGWDGPILTDSGGYQVFSLKDLCRVSENGVQFRSHLDGSAHLLTPEQVILTQEKLGVDIAMVLDECVPGPASYAEAERAAARTTRWAERALAAKKRAAQALFGIVQGGVYYDLREQSARELVSLQFPGYAVGGLSVGEDPTVTLGLAAHSVQFLPTDRPRYLMGVGTPEQLVRYVALGYDMFDCVMPTRNARNGSLFTRFGKVNIRRAEYASDPRPLDEECACYTCRHFSRAYLRHLAMAGEILSARLNTVHNLHFYQYLMRSMREALAEGCFSEFARPFLAPQLQTEGEERAWQN; this is translated from the coding sequence ATGTTTTCCTTTACCGTTACACGACAAGACCTGAGCACTGGAGCGCGGCTCGGTCGCTTGACGACTGCGCACGGCGAGGTTTCGACCCCGGCGTTCATGCCGGTGGCGACGCAAGGCACAGTGAAGGCGATGACCCCCAGAGAACTGTGTGAGATTGGCGCGGAAATCGTTTTGGCCAACGCCTATCATCTCTACCTACGGCCAGGGGCGGACGTAGTGGAACGATTGGGCGGGCTTCACCGCTTCATGGGTTGGGATGGTCCGATTTTGACGGACAGTGGCGGCTATCAGGTGTTTAGCCTTAAGGATTTATGCCGGGTGAGCGAAAACGGCGTCCAGTTTCGTTCGCATCTCGACGGGTCGGCGCACCTGCTGACGCCCGAGCAAGTCATCCTGACGCAGGAAAAACTCGGGGTCGATATCGCCATGGTCCTGGACGAGTGCGTACCCGGACCGGCCAGTTATGCCGAAGCTGAACGAGCAGCAGCACGGACGACCCGCTGGGCGGAACGGGCGTTGGCGGCGAAAAAGCGCGCGGCTCAGGCGCTCTTCGGCATCGTGCAGGGGGGCGTCTATTACGATCTGCGCGAGCAGAGTGCGCGCGAGCTGGTGAGCTTACAGTTTCCCGGCTACGCGGTGGGTGGCTTGAGCGTAGGTGAAGATCCCACCGTGACGCTGGGTCTGGCGGCGCATTCCGTGCAGTTTCTTCCTACTGACCGCCCGCGTTATCTGATGGGCGTTGGTACTCCCGAACAATTGGTTCGCTACGTTGCCCTTGGCTACGATATGTTCGACTGCGTGATGCCGACACGCAACGCGCGCAACGGCTCTCTTTTTACTCGCTTCGGAAAGGTGAATATCCGCCGGGCCGAATATGCCTCCGATCCCCGTCCGCTTGATGAGGAGTGCGCCTGCTACACCTGTCGGCATTTTTCACGCGCGTACTTGAGGCACTTGGCGATGGCCGGGGAGATCCTTTCCGCGCGTTTGAATACCGTGCATAATTTGCACTTCTACCAATACTTGATGCGCTCCATGCGCGAGGCATTAGCCGAGGGTTGTTTCTCGGAATTCGCTCGACCATTTCTTGCACCGCAATTGCAGACAGAAGGAGAAGAACGCGCATGGCAGAACTAG
- a CDS encoding class I SAM-dependent methyltransferase: MRKEEVLRSPHESKIYSDFSHLYDKIFSRFFSERIDSVISDLGIPLGAKVLEVGVGTGLSLPAYPSHCDVTGVDLAPEMLERARQKAEENRWRHFRFMEMDALDLKFPDNSFDFVTSFHVVTVVPDPVQMMREIHRVCKPGGTVVIINHFRTTKPVLGPLIGALDPVTRLLGWHASLRLSDAFAEVPLQIEKRFKTSPTSLFTVVLARATKEVENGNGKPHAVRPESV; this comes from the coding sequence GTGCGGAAGGAAGAGGTTCTCAGGAGCCCTCACGAGAGTAAAATCTATTCCGATTTCTCTCACCTGTACGACAAAATTTTTTCTCGCTTCTTTAGCGAGCGTATCGACTCCGTCATTTCCGACCTGGGAATCCCCCTTGGGGCGAAAGTGTTAGAAGTTGGCGTCGGTACGGGGCTTTCTTTACCGGCGTATCCTTCCCATTGCGATGTGACCGGTGTCGACCTCGCGCCGGAAATGCTAGAGCGCGCACGGCAAAAGGCCGAGGAAAACCGCTGGCGGCATTTCCGTTTCATGGAAATGGACGCGCTCGATCTGAAATTCCCGGATAATTCCTTCGATTTCGTGACCTCATTTCACGTGGTGACTGTCGTTCCCGATCCGGTGCAAATGATGCGAGAGATTCATCGCGTCTGTAAGCCGGGCGGCACGGTGGTTATTATCAATCACTTTCGCACCACCAAGCCGGTGCTCGGGCCGCTGATCGGTGCGTTGGATCCGGTGACACGATTACTCGGGTGGCATGCCTCGTTGCGACTGTCGGACGCCTTTGCCGAGGTGCCGTTACAGATCGAGAAGCGCTTCAAGACCTCGCCGACCTCGCTCTTTACCGTTGTGCTCGCGCGGGCAACGAAAGAAGTAGAGAACGGGAACGGCAAACCGCACGCAGTCAGGCCAGAGAGCGTGTAG
- the yajC gene encoding preprotein translocase subunit YajC has translation MAELAYAQSGGAAAGPHPIVQFLPLVLVFVVFYFLVIRPQQKKSKARQDLIDNLKRNDEVVTTGGLYGRVIELNDKVVTLEIAPKVTVRVDRQHVDALSGTVKTAKGNGSDKGDGKEK, from the coding sequence ATGGCAGAACTAGCCTACGCCCAGTCCGGAGGTGCCGCCGCAGGACCTCACCCCATTGTCCAATTTCTTCCGTTGGTCCTCGTGTTTGTCGTATTCTACTTCCTTGTGATTCGACCGCAACAAAAGAAGTCGAAGGCACGCCAGGACCTGATCGATAATCTCAAACGCAACGACGAAGTCGTGACGACCGGCGGCCTCTATGGCCGCGTGATCGAGTTGAACGACAAAGTGGTCACGTTAGAGATTGCCCCCAAGGTGACGGTGCGGGTGGACCGACAGCACGTGGATGCGCTTTCGGGAACCGTGAAAACTGCTAAGGGGAATGGGTCCGACAAAGGCGACGGAAAGGAAAAGTGA